The Streptococcus toyakuensis genome has a window encoding:
- a CDS encoding diacylglycerol/lipid kinase family protein: MKKAMLIINPTSGGEKALDYKVKLENKAKDYFEHVETKITEKALDATHFAEEASREQYDAVVVFGGDGTVNEVISGIAERDYIPKLGIIPGGTGNLITKLLEINQDIDGAIDELDFNLTNKIDIGKANDNYFGYIFSIGSLPEAIHNVEIEDKTKFGILAYAVNTMKSVMTDQVFNIKVETENENYVGEASHVLVLLTNYFADKKIFEENKDGYANILILKDASIFSKLSVIPDLLKGDVVGNDNIEYIRARNIKISSDSELESDVDGDKSDNLPVEIKVLAQRVEVFSKPKE; the protein is encoded by the coding sequence ATGAAAAAAGCAATGTTAATTATAAACCCTACCTCTGGTGGGGAAAAGGCTTTGGATTATAAGGTCAAGCTGGAGAATAAGGCCAAAGATTATTTTGAGCACGTGGAAACCAAAATTACTGAAAAAGCGCTGGATGCAACACACTTTGCTGAGGAAGCCTCTCGTGAGCAGTACGATGCAGTGGTTGTTTTCGGTGGAGACGGGACTGTCAATGAAGTTATTTCGGGTATTGCTGAGAGAGACTACATTCCTAAGTTAGGGATTATCCCAGGCGGTACAGGTAACCTCATTACGAAACTGTTGGAAATCAATCAAGACATCGATGGCGCAATTGATGAACTCGATTTTAACTTAACCAATAAGATTGATATCGGAAAAGCGAATGACAATTATTTTGGTTATATCTTTAGTATCGGTTCTCTGCCAGAAGCGATTCACAATGTTGAAATTGAAGATAAGACAAAATTTGGTATTCTTGCCTATGCTGTAAATACCATGAAGTCCGTTATGACGGATCAGGTCTTTAACATTAAGGTTGAGACAGAGAATGAAAATTATGTTGGTGAAGCTAGCCATGTTTTGGTTCTCTTGACAAATTACTTCGCTGACAAAAAAATCTTTGAAGAAAACAAAGATGGCTATGCCAACATTTTGATTCTGAAAGATGCTTCAATATTCTCTAAATTATCCGTTATTCCTGATTTACTAAAAGGAGATGTTGTCGGCAATGATAATATTGAGTACATCAGAGCGCGTAATATTAAGATCTCTTCAGATAGTGAATTGGAGTCAGATGTTGACGGCGATAAATCGGATAACCTACCTGTAGAAATCAAAGTTCTAGCTCAACGAGTAGAAGTATTTTCAAAACCGAAAGAGTAG
- a CDS encoding ADP-ribosylglycohydrolase family protein has translation MLGAIVGDIVGSVYEWNNIKTKDFPLFREDCFFTDDTVMTCAVAEAIMNGGQKDDFIDAMKKYGRMYPDADYGARFNAWLNSDNREPYSSFGNGSAMRVSPCAWDMDCGFYARTGMWPSSRGLASLSAEVTHNHPEGIKGAMATADAIFLCRFYFGGHCREYEQPINDNPTECKRRIKDYIEKEYSYNLSQTLDEIRPNYRFNETCQETVPQAIIAFLESTDFEDAIRNAISLGGDSDTLAAITGSIAEAAYGIPDWIKDKAYSYLDEPLKDVVRRWDNRIKAN, from the coding sequence ATGCTAGGAGCAATTGTTGGAGACATTGTAGGTTCAGTTTACGAATGGAACAACATCAAAACGAAGGATTTTCCTTTATTTCGTGAGGATTGTTTTTTCACGGATGATACGGTTATGACCTGTGCTGTCGCTGAAGCAATCATGAATGGTGGGCAAAAGGATGACTTTATTGACGCTATGAAGAAATATGGCAGAATGTATCCGGATGCTGATTATGGTGCTCGGTTTAATGCATGGCTAAATAGCGATAACCGTGAGCCTTATAGTAGCTTTGGGAATGGATCAGCTATGCGTGTTTCTCCATGTGCTTGGGACATGGACTGTGGTTTTTATGCGAGAACTGGTATGTGGCCATCATCTAGAGGACTTGCGAGTCTTTCTGCAGAGGTAACTCATAATCATCCAGAAGGTATTAAAGGTGCAATGGCTACAGCTGATGCTATCTTTCTGTGTCGTTTTTACTTTGGTGGTCATTGTAGAGAATACGAGCAACCAATCAACGACAATCCTACGGAGTGTAAAAGACGGATTAAGGATTATATAGAGAAGGAATACAGCTACAATCTATCTCAAACTTTAGATGAAATCCGTCCTAACTATCGTTTCAACGAAACATGTCAGGAAACTGTCCCTCAAGCCATTATTGCCTTTCTTGAAAGTACAGACTTCGAAGATGCGATAAGAAATGCCATCTCACTTGGTGGCGACAGTGATACACTCGCAGCAATCACTGGCAGCATAGCAGAGGCAGCTTATGGTATTCCTGACTGGATAAAGGATAAGGCCTATTCTTACTTGGATGAACCCTTAAAGGATGTAGTTAGACGATGGGACAATAGAATAAAAGCAAATTAA